The following proteins are co-located in the Gloeocapsa sp. PCC 7428 genome:
- a CDS encoding CO2 hydration protein, which yields MTATIQPPTAKLPPSQHEFADVIHRLEAGGAMLPDTPENLMQIIGIYKAYAVPMDFYWRDLLYIAERVFLDPFPFFKYFIPKEYLELHNHYAGDDADLRIWQKGEATAHPELLEFMEKGETFKMPKLLHHWFHDRINMEFAEECMRAMLWHRGMYAPYNKFDSYLDSDEYKANADRAIKAYFKGNPVMLGMYKLFPDMFLEQCRQMSYYSNLGLFWEVMAPVFFEMSDRYDAGDFKTVPDAMNFLVNGIFAVAGRPIYHHVYIRGERYEIIPKSKGFTWLYEAALPYVEAVFYRTSPFRGTKSYNAQARQIPDDQKDFHYGILYADVFPVGTAGIPPTLLMQDMLHFLPQYLVDYYHQHCRGEEDMLIQLGITFQRSMYCVTSAVIQALRTALLYPLDDPNPKHLQANREFFEAQLNRFTRPEYGIRDAARLRYIQRQDYR from the coding sequence ATGACCGCAACGATTCAACCTCCAACCGCTAAATTACCACCATCACAACACGAATTTGCCGATGTTATTCACCGTCTAGAAGCTGGTGGGGCAATGTTACCCGACACACCAGAAAACCTGATGCAAATTATCGGCATCTATAAAGCTTACGCTGTACCAATGGATTTTTATTGGCGGGACTTGCTGTATATTGCTGAACGCGTCTTTCTCGATCCTTTTCCGTTTTTTAAATACTTCATTCCCAAAGAGTATTTGGAACTGCACAATCACTATGCAGGTGACGATGCTGATTTAAGGATTTGGCAAAAAGGCGAAGCGACAGCGCATCCTGAACTTTTGGAGTTTATGGAGAAGGGCGAAACCTTCAAAATGCCCAAACTGTTGCATCATTGGTTCCACGATCGCATCAATATGGAATTTGCCGAAGAATGTATGCGGGCAATGTTGTGGCATCGCGGAATGTATGCGCCTTACAATAAATTTGATTCGTACTTAGACAGCGACGAGTACAAAGCGAACGCAGATAGAGCGATTAAAGCTTACTTTAAAGGTAATCCCGTGATGCTAGGGATGTATAAACTGTTTCCTGATATGTTTTTGGAACAGTGTCGTCAAATGTCGTACTACAGCAATTTGGGATTATTCTGGGAAGTGATGGCACCAGTCTTCTTTGAAATGAGCGATCGCTATGATGCTGGTGATTTTAAAACTGTACCCGATGCAATGAATTTCTTGGTAAACGGCATCTTTGCGGTCGCCGGACGTCCGATTTATCATCATGTCTACATTCGCGGCGAACGCTACGAAATTATTCCCAAATCAAAAGGATTTACATGGCTGTACGAAGCTGCATTACCGTATGTCGAAGCGGTGTTCTATCGCACTTCACCATTTAGAGGCACAAAGTCATACAACGCGCAAGCGCGACAAATCCCTGACGATCAAAAAGATTTTCACTACGGTATTCTCTACGCTGATGTCTTCCCTGTTGGGACTGCGGGCATTCCTCCTACATTGTTAATGCAAGATATGTTGCATTTTTTGCCGCAATATTTAGTTGATTACTATCACCAACACTGTCGCGGTGAAGAGGATATGCTCATTCAATTAGGCATCACTTTTCAACGTTCCATGTATTGCGTCACTTCTGCGGTTATTCAAGCGTTGCGGACTGCATTATTGTATCCTTTAGATGACCCAAATCCAAAACATTTACAAGCCAATCGCGAGTTTTTTGAAGCCCAATTAAATCGCTTCACGCGCCCAGAGTACGGTATTCGCGATGCTGCTCGTTTACGCTATATTCAACGGCAAGATTATCGATAG